The following coding sequences lie in one Saccharopolyspora hordei genomic window:
- a CDS encoding ABC transporter ATP-binding protein, protein MRTATEPGSADPPAVELTGITKTFPGVVANSDVNLTVRAGEVHALCGENGAGKSTLMKILYGMQAPDSGTIRVHGEEVRLRTPAEAIRAGIGMVHQHFMLADNLTVLENIVLGAEGRHGIGAKARREVLQLAARAGFEVRPDVLVERLGVADRQRVEILKVLYRGARIIILDEPTAVLVPQEVEELFTTLRTMREQGFTFLFISHKLDEVRAIADTVTVLRRGTTVGTVPTGEVTSQQLAEMMVGSELPVPERGESTVTDREVLVLSGLSASEQDRAVLSDVDLVVHAGEVVGIAGVEGNGQTELVEAIMGMRPVDSGRVVLGDRDLTGLPTLARREAGIGYVPEDRHRQGLLLDQPLWYNRILGHQTRRPVARGRWLDRQGAKADSARIVEQFDVRTPGIETDAAALSGGNQQKFVVGRELSGDPVLLIAAHPTRGVDVGAQAGIWDHLRAARAEGLAVLLISADLDELIGLSDTIRVMFRGRLVAEADPRSVTPEELGAAMTGARDGEVA, encoded by the coding sequence ATGAGAACCGCAACCGAGCCGGGGTCCGCCGACCCACCCGCAGTCGAGCTGACCGGCATCACCAAGACCTTCCCCGGCGTGGTCGCCAACAGCGACGTGAACCTGACGGTGCGCGCCGGTGAGGTGCACGCGCTGTGCGGCGAGAACGGCGCCGGCAAGTCCACGCTGATGAAGATCCTCTACGGCATGCAGGCGCCGGACTCCGGCACGATCCGGGTGCACGGCGAGGAGGTGCGCCTGCGCACGCCCGCCGAGGCCATCCGCGCCGGCATCGGCATGGTCCACCAGCACTTCATGCTCGCCGACAACCTCACCGTGCTGGAGAACATCGTGCTCGGCGCGGAGGGCAGGCACGGCATCGGCGCGAAGGCCCGCCGCGAGGTGCTGCAGCTCGCGGCCCGCGCGGGCTTCGAGGTCCGCCCCGACGTGCTGGTCGAACGGCTCGGCGTGGCCGACCGGCAGCGCGTGGAGATCCTCAAGGTGCTCTACCGCGGAGCCCGGATCATCATCCTCGACGAGCCCACCGCGGTGCTCGTGCCGCAGGAGGTCGAGGAGCTGTTCACGACCCTGCGCACCATGCGCGAGCAGGGCTTCACCTTCCTGTTCATCTCGCACAAGCTCGACGAGGTCCGCGCGATCGCCGACACCGTCACGGTGCTGCGCCGCGGCACCACCGTCGGCACCGTGCCCACCGGCGAGGTCACCAGCCAGCAGCTGGCGGAGATGATGGTCGGCAGCGAGCTGCCGGTGCCCGAGCGCGGCGAGTCCACGGTGACCGATCGCGAGGTGCTCGTCCTCTCCGGACTGTCCGCATCGGAGCAGGACCGCGCGGTGCTGTCCGACGTCGACCTGGTGGTGCACGCCGGTGAGGTCGTCGGCATCGCCGGGGTGGAGGGCAACGGCCAGACCGAGCTGGTCGAGGCGATCATGGGCATGCGCCCGGTCGACTCGGGCCGGGTCGTCCTCGGCGACCGCGACCTGACCGGGCTGCCCACGCTGGCCCGGCGGGAGGCGGGCATCGGCTACGTGCCCGAGGACCGGCACCGGCAGGGCCTGCTGCTCGACCAGCCGCTCTGGTACAACCGCATCCTCGGTCACCAGACCCGGCGCCCCGTCGCCCGCGGCCGGTGGCTGGACCGGCAGGGCGCGAAGGCCGACTCGGCGCGCATCGTCGAGCAGTTCGACGTCCGCACCCCCGGCATCGAGACCGACGCGGCCGCGCTCTCCGGCGGCAACCAGCAGAAGTTCGTGGTGGGCCGGGAGCTCTCCGGCGACCCGGTGCTGCTCATCGCAGCGCACCCGACCCGCGGCGTGGACGTCGGCGCGCAGGCCGGCATCTGGGACCACCTGCGGGCCGCGCGCGCCGAGGGGCTGGCGGTGCTGCTCATCTCCGCCGACCTGGACGAGCTGATCGGCCTGTCGGACACCATCCGGGTGATGTTCCGCGGCCGCCTGGTGGCCGAGGCGGACCCCCGGTCGGTGACCCCGGAAGAACTCGGCGCGGCGATGACCGGGGCCAGGGACGGTGAGGTCGCATGA
- a CDS encoding ABC transporter permease: MNTWRVRLLPAGLAIVFSAVLCSVVLLVSGANPVDTLLEMVTQVGRGTTAVDIVNTAGSYYLVAIAAAIGFQMNLLNIGIEGQYRLGACVAAIVGGAVSLPFGLHAVLVVVVGAVTGAVWCGIAALLKVYRGVSEVISTIMLNTLSIGLIAYLVATFGEMRGNMQGTARIPESGQVPGIPLGGAGTLFGLVLLSVAVGVGYAVLVDRTRYGFQLRASGLSPTAALAGGVDSKRMVLSAMLISGAIAGVAGLPEILSRDHTFTINFPTGYGFAGLAIALLGRNHPVGVAFGALLWSFLDKSSLTLDNIGVPKEIVTILQGTIVLSVVVAYELVRRRELAAEQRRVGRALGTASETPAAAGTGGERA; this comes from the coding sequence ATGAACACGTGGCGGGTGCGCCTGCTCCCCGCGGGGCTGGCGATCGTGTTCTCGGCGGTGCTGTGCAGCGTGGTGCTGCTGGTCTCCGGCGCGAACCCGGTCGACACCCTGCTGGAGATGGTCACGCAGGTCGGGCGCGGCACCACCGCGGTGGACATCGTCAACACCGCGGGCAGCTACTACCTGGTGGCCATCGCCGCGGCGATCGGCTTCCAGATGAACCTGCTCAACATCGGCATCGAGGGCCAGTACCGGCTGGGCGCCTGCGTGGCGGCGATCGTCGGTGGTGCGGTCAGCCTGCCGTTCGGGCTGCACGCGGTGCTGGTCGTCGTGGTCGGCGCGGTCACCGGCGCGGTGTGGTGCGGCATCGCGGCGCTGCTCAAGGTCTACCGCGGGGTGTCCGAGGTGATCTCCACGATCATGCTCAACACCCTCTCCATCGGGCTCATCGCCTACCTGGTGGCCACCTTCGGCGAGATGCGCGGCAACATGCAGGGCACCGCGCGCATCCCGGAGTCCGGCCAGGTGCCGGGGATCCCGCTGGGCGGGGCCGGGACGCTGTTCGGGCTGGTGCTGCTGTCGGTGGCCGTGGGCGTCGGGTACGCGGTGCTGGTCGACCGCACCCGGTACGGCTTCCAGCTGCGCGCCTCCGGGTTGTCGCCGACCGCCGCGCTGGCCGGCGGCGTCGACTCCAAGCGCATGGTCCTGTCGGCGATGCTCATCTCCGGCGCCATCGCCGGGGTGGCCGGGCTGCCGGAGATCCTGAGCCGCGACCACACCTTCACCATCAACTTCCCGACCGGCTACGGCTTCGCGGGCCTGGCCATCGCGCTGCTCGGCCGCAACCACCCGGTCGGCGTCGCCTTCGGCGCGCTGCTGTGGTCGTTCCTGGACAAGAGCTCGCTGACGCTGGACAACATCGGCGTGCCGAAGGAGATCGTGACCATCCTGCAGGGCACCATCGTGCTCTCCGTGGTGGTCGCCTACGAGCTGGTGCGCCGCCGCGAGCTCGCCGCCGAGCAGCGGCGGGTCGGGCGCGCGCTGGGCACCGCGAGCGAGACACCGGCCGCTGCCGGGACCGGAGGTGAGCGGGCATGA
- a CDS encoding ABC transporter permease produces MTAVTAEPTKAPQKPARRPMPGWARVLLWVVVAFVAVSFTSYQTDVPQLTSSGTVQSAVRLGVPILLAALGGLWAERAGVINIGLEGMMILGTWGGAWAGYQWGPFAGLVAAAVFGALGGLVHAIATVTFGVNHIVSGVAINLLGAGLAKYLATLVFEPVSRNPRESPPVPKFDTYSAQPLGDWLEQLEDVQRVGISDAAGILGGLVTGVSPLTMLAFLLVPVSYLVLWRSPFGLRLRSCGENPVAAESLGVNVYRYKYLAVIISGALAGIGGAALILNPGQAGYLEGQTNNRGYIGLAAMIFGNWRPGGLLGGAALFGYSDGLQLRSGETSVHALFYGATLLLVVVAAVQVWRRSWFAAGLALVAAAVMYAVYWYTDELPTELTAYTPHLVTLVVLAVASQRLRPPAANGLQYRRGADQ; encoded by the coding sequence ATGACCGCGGTGACCGCGGAACCGACGAAGGCCCCGCAGAAGCCGGCGCGCCGCCCGATGCCCGGCTGGGCGCGGGTGCTGCTGTGGGTGGTCGTCGCCTTCGTGGCGGTGTCGTTCACCTCGTACCAGACGGACGTGCCGCAGCTGACCTCCTCGGGCACCGTGCAGTCCGCGGTGCGGCTGGGCGTCCCGATCCTGCTGGCGGCGCTGGGCGGCCTGTGGGCCGAGCGCGCCGGGGTCATCAACATCGGCCTGGAAGGCATGATGATCCTCGGCACCTGGGGCGGCGCGTGGGCCGGCTACCAGTGGGGACCGTTCGCCGGGCTGGTGGCGGCGGCGGTGTTCGGCGCGCTGGGCGGGCTGGTGCACGCGATCGCGACGGTGACCTTCGGGGTCAACCACATCGTCTCCGGTGTGGCGATCAACCTGCTGGGCGCGGGCTTGGCGAAGTACCTCGCGACGCTGGTGTTCGAGCCGGTCTCGCGGAACCCGCGGGAGTCGCCCCCGGTGCCGAAGTTCGACACCTACTCGGCGCAACCGCTGGGGGACTGGCTGGAGCAGCTGGAGGACGTGCAGCGGGTCGGCATCTCCGACGCCGCGGGCATCCTCGGCGGCCTGGTCACCGGGGTCTCCCCGCTGACCATGCTGGCGTTCCTGCTGGTGCCGGTGAGCTACCTGGTGCTGTGGCGCTCGCCGTTCGGGCTGCGGCTGCGGTCCTGCGGGGAGAACCCGGTGGCGGCGGAGTCGCTGGGCGTCAACGTCTACCGGTACAAGTACCTCGCGGTGATCATCTCGGGCGCGCTGGCCGGCATCGGCGGTGCGGCGCTGATCCTCAACCCGGGCCAGGCGGGCTACCTGGAGGGCCAGACCAACAACCGCGGCTACATCGGCCTGGCGGCGATGATCTTCGGCAACTGGCGGCCGGGCGGGCTGCTCGGCGGTGCCGCGCTGTTCGGCTACTCCGACGGCCTGCAGCTGCGCAGCGGCGAGACCAGCGTGCACGCGCTGTTCTACGGCGCGACGCTGCTGCTCGTGGTCGTCGCGGCGGTGCAGGTGTGGCGGCGCAGCTGGTTCGCCGCGGGCCTGGCGCTGGTCGCCGCCGCGGTGATGTACGCGGTGTACTGGTACACCGACGAGCTGCCCACCGAGCTCACCGCCTACACCCCGCACCTGGTGACGCTGGTGGTCCTGGCCGTGGCGTCGCAGCGGCTGCGACCACCCGCGGCGAACGGCCTGCAGTACCGACGCGGGGCCGACCAGTGA
- a CDS encoding cytidine deaminase, with product MTAVDWEALRAAAVDAAALAYCPYSGLQVGAAALCDDGRVVTGCNVENGSYGVTLCAECTMAGQLQLTGGGRFVAVACRSGTGELLMPCGRCRQVLQELGGPDCLVDTPRGVLPMREVLPDAFEL from the coding sequence GTGACCGCGGTGGACTGGGAGGCGCTGCGGGCGGCGGCCGTGGACGCCGCCGCCCTGGCGTACTGCCCGTACTCGGGGCTGCAGGTGGGTGCGGCCGCGCTGTGCGACGACGGTCGCGTGGTGACCGGGTGCAACGTGGAGAACGGCTCCTACGGGGTCACCCTGTGCGCGGAGTGCACGATGGCCGGCCAGCTCCAGCTGACCGGCGGGGGCCGGTTCGTCGCGGTGGCCTGCCGCAGCGGCACCGGGGAGCTGCTCATGCCCTGCGGCCGCTGCCGCCAGGTCCTGCAGGAGCTGGGCGGACCGGACTGCCTGGTGGACACGCCCCGGGGCGTCCTGCCCATGCGCGAGGTCCTCCCCGACGCCTTCGAGCTGTAG
- a CDS encoding thymidine phosphorylase, with protein sequence MKRDGGRLSDEQIDWVVDAYTRGEVADEQMASLAMAVLLRGMTPEETARWTRAMVASGEVLDLGSVSRPTVDKHSTGGVGDKITLPLTPLVAACGAAVPQLSGRGLGHTGGTLDKLESIPGWRAQLSLDEIRAQLDDVGAVVCAATEGLAPADRKLYALRDVTGTVESIPLIASSIMSKKIAEGVQSLVLDVKCGSGAFMKDLDQARQLATALVDIGTAGGVRTSALITDMSVPLGRAVGNALEVAEAVEVLRGGGPSDVVELTLALAREMLAHAGLSDVDPAEALADGRAHDVWCRMVKAQGGDPDAELPRARHVDVVTAPRDGVLTELDAFAVGVAAWRLGAGRARKEDDVDHAAGVLCLAKPGDRVTAGQPLLELHTDRPDTVAAARDALRDAYRISDAARESTPLVLDRVAAGS encoded by the coding sequence GTGAAGCGGGACGGCGGGCGGCTCAGCGACGAGCAGATCGACTGGGTCGTCGACGCCTACACGCGCGGGGAGGTCGCCGACGAGCAGATGGCGTCGCTGGCCATGGCCGTCCTGCTGCGCGGGATGACGCCGGAGGAGACGGCGCGGTGGACCAGGGCGATGGTCGCCTCCGGTGAGGTGCTGGACCTCGGCTCGGTGTCCAGGCCCACGGTGGACAAGCACTCCACGGGCGGGGTGGGGGACAAGATCACCCTGCCGTTGACCCCGCTGGTCGCCGCCTGCGGTGCGGCGGTGCCGCAGCTGTCCGGGCGCGGGCTCGGGCACACCGGCGGCACGCTGGACAAGCTGGAGTCGATCCCGGGCTGGCGGGCGCAGCTGTCGCTGGACGAGATCCGCGCCCAGCTCGACGACGTCGGGGCGGTGGTGTGCGCCGCGACGGAGGGGCTGGCACCGGCCGACCGGAAGCTCTACGCCCTGCGGGACGTGACGGGCACCGTGGAGTCGATCCCGCTCATCGCCAGCTCGATCATGAGCAAGAAGATCGCCGAGGGCGTGCAGTCGCTGGTGCTGGACGTCAAGTGCGGGTCCGGGGCGTTCATGAAGGACCTGGACCAGGCGCGGCAGCTGGCCACCGCGCTGGTGGACATCGGCACCGCCGGCGGGGTGCGCACCAGCGCGCTCATCACCGACATGTCCGTGCCGCTGGGGCGGGCGGTCGGCAACGCCCTGGAGGTCGCCGAGGCGGTGGAGGTGCTGCGCGGGGGCGGTCCGTCGGACGTCGTCGAGCTGACCCTGGCGCTGGCCCGCGAGATGCTGGCGCACGCCGGGCTGTCCGATGTGGACCCCGCGGAGGCGCTGGCGGACGGGCGCGCGCACGACGTGTGGTGCCGGATGGTCAAGGCGCAGGGCGGTGACCCGGACGCGGAACTGCCACGGGCGAGGCACGTCGACGTGGTCACCGCACCGCGGGACGGGGTGCTGACCGAGCTGGACGCGTTCGCCGTGGGCGTCGCCGCGTGGCGCCTGGGGGCCGGGCGGGCCCGCAAGGAGGACGACGTCGACCACGCCGCCGGGGTGCTGTGCCTGGCGAAGCCGGGGGACCGCGTCACCGCGGGGCAACCCCTGCTGGAGCTGCACACCGACCGGCCGGACACCGTGGCCGCCGCGCGGGACGCGCTGCGCGACGCGTACCGGATCAGCGACGCCGCCCGGGAGTCGACGCCGCTGGTGCTGGACCGGGTGGCCGCAGGCAGCTGA